In Anaerolineales bacterium, the following are encoded in one genomic region:
- the smc gene encoding chromosome segregation protein SMC: MSHLKSLELHGYKTFASKTRFEFAEGITAIVGPNGSGKSNIADAIRWVLGEQAYTLLRGKKTEDMIFSGSEQRPRAGMASALIAFDNADGGLPIEFSEVTVGRSAYRDGSNEYFLNDARVRLKDIDELLARCGLSERTYTIIGQGLVDSALSLKPEERRRLFEEAAGIGLFRTRREESLRRLETTKRNLERVLDILAELQPRVESLRRQAKRASEYETVRGELKDVLLQWHGYHWRIAQEELGAARTTAETAEKALAALQEAQEQSDGRFASVRTTLGALRAQLNSWHRQASEQHRSRETLSRELAVNEERLRLLERSQAEAAAALTAAEAEAAALEERAAEHGRELERIQAEREEIRAQLERAESARQNLEAERRAQRERRTARQAELQELEAELMRSDARAAQCSLRRGELVQREEAVMESRRTAAAEAEAHAAKAAECEQSWERGKEALEAARSDQDRAQEAAGALKAAVEDARQAFSRKREEEIRLRARSDVLAQAEKELLGYGGGLRHLVGASQQGALRGVLGAFAAQLEVKAEHEAAIAAALGEFQDSVLLQETDSLEAALESLAAAAAGRTGLLALPVLIPPEPVPLPAASDLVGRASELVKASAALRPALDAVLGNVAVVRSRAAARSLAAGLPPQAKVVTLSGEVFHPAGPVVAGRGEGSSALSRSREIRELSHALRSAQEAAARVEAGLAESENKHREAVARAEECARLLAERQQAEQELRRLLEEAHKAQAAKTEELRWQEVRRQEIEGERTAVAEEETRLAAEMEALRAKIEAVRAECRAMAEAPEPEEAAEAGSDISHYQTRLALTGQALQGVEARRSDAQETLERARRAVEDRRGRTQSLREEQAALEEAIRGLREEETRLSDSIRETQQQIEPAEKQLAEAEAEQGALEESEAESRQRLHSAERQYTQAQVELARRQEELEGLRRRIEDDFGLVEFEYASEVTGPNPLPLADLVERLPHVPELTPEVEDLVNRRRSQVRRMGAINPEAIREYAEVKERFEFLNAQVQDLQKAETQLREVIAELDTMMREAFQRTFAAVAEEFPKIFVRLFGGGSAKLALTETADGVGEGIEITAKLPGKRSQGLALLSGGERSLTAVALVFSLLKVAPTPFCVLDEVDAMLDESNVGRFRELLLELSRQTQFVIVTHNRNTVQAAQVIYGVSMGSDSASQVISLKLDEFAAQAAE, translated from the coding sequence ATGTCTCATCTGAAATCGCTCGAACTCCACGGATACAAGACGTTCGCTTCGAAGACCCGCTTTGAGTTCGCGGAAGGCATCACCGCGATCGTCGGGCCGAACGGAAGCGGAAAATCCAACATCGCCGACGCCATCCGCTGGGTGCTCGGGGAGCAGGCCTACACCCTTCTGCGCGGGAAGAAAACCGAGGACATGATCTTCTCCGGAAGCGAACAGCGGCCGCGGGCGGGCATGGCTTCCGCGCTGATCGCCTTCGACAACGCCGACGGCGGCCTGCCGATCGAATTCAGCGAAGTCACCGTCGGCCGCAGCGCCTACCGCGACGGATCGAACGAATATTTCCTCAACGACGCGCGCGTGCGCCTGAAGGACATCGACGAACTGCTGGCGCGCTGCGGCCTTTCCGAGCGCACCTACACGATCATCGGCCAGGGGCTGGTGGACAGCGCGCTGTCCTTGAAGCCGGAGGAGCGCCGGCGGCTGTTCGAGGAGGCGGCGGGCATCGGCTTGTTCCGCACCCGGCGCGAAGAATCTCTGCGCCGGCTGGAAACCACCAAGCGCAACCTGGAGCGGGTGCTCGACATTCTGGCCGAGCTTCAGCCGCGGGTGGAAAGCCTGCGCCGCCAGGCCAAGCGCGCCTCGGAATACGAAACCGTCCGCGGCGAACTGAAGGACGTTCTGTTGCAATGGCACGGCTACCACTGGCGGATCGCCCAGGAGGAATTGGGCGCGGCGCGCACCACGGCCGAAACGGCCGAGAAGGCGCTGGCCGCCTTGCAGGAGGCGCAGGAACAAAGCGACGGCCGGTTCGCCTCCGTGCGCACCACGCTCGGCGCCCTGCGCGCGCAATTGAACTCCTGGCACCGGCAGGCGTCGGAACAGCACCGCTCGCGCGAAACCCTCAGCCGCGAATTGGCGGTGAACGAGGAGCGCCTGCGACTGCTCGAGCGTTCGCAGGCGGAGGCCGCCGCGGCCCTGACCGCGGCCGAGGCGGAAGCCGCCGCGCTGGAGGAGCGGGCGGCGGAACACGGCCGCGAACTCGAACGGATCCAAGCCGAGCGGGAGGAGATCCGCGCGCAATTGGAGCGGGCGGAATCGGCCCGGCAGAACCTGGAGGCCGAGCGCCGCGCCCAACGCGAACGCCGTACGGCCCGGCAGGCGGAACTCCAGGAGTTGGAAGCCGAGCTGATGCGCAGCGACGCGCGCGCCGCCCAATGTTCCCTGCGGCGCGGCGAGTTGGTCCAACGCGAGGAAGCGGTTATGGAGAGCCGCCGCACGGCGGCCGCCGAGGCCGAAGCCCACGCCGCCAAAGCCGCGGAGTGCGAACAATCTTGGGAGCGCGGAAAAGAAGCCCTGGAAGCGGCCCGATCGGACCAAGACCGGGCGCAGGAAGCCGCGGGCGCCCTGAAAGCCGCCGTCGAGGACGCGCGGCAGGCATTCTCCCGGAAGCGCGAGGAGGAAATCCGCTTGCGCGCCCGTTCCGACGTGCTGGCTCAGGCGGAAAAAGAACTGCTCGGATACGGGGGCGGATTGCGGCACCTGGTCGGAGCCTCGCAACAGGGCGCGCTTCGCGGGGTGCTTGGGGCGTTCGCCGCCCAACTCGAAGTGAAGGCCGAACATGAAGCCGCAATCGCGGCCGCCCTCGGCGAATTCCAGGATTCGGTTCTGCTCCAGGAGACGGATTCCCTCGAGGCGGCGCTCGAATCCCTGGCGGCCGCCGCCGCCGGCCGGACCGGTCTGCTCGCCCTTCCCGTATTGATTCCGCCGGAGCCGGTGCCCCTGCCCGCGGCATCGGATCTGGTCGGGCGGGCCAGCGAATTGGTGAAAGCATCGGCCGCGCTCCGCCCGGCCTTGGATGCCGTGCTGGGAAACGTGGCGGTGGTGCGGAGCCGGGCGGCGGCGCGCAGCTTGGCGGCCGGCCTGCCTCCGCAAGCCAAGGTGGTGACCCTTTCCGGCGAAGTGTTCCATCCCGCCGGCCCGGTGGTGGCCGGGCGGGGCGAGGGTTCGTCGGCCCTTTCCCGGAGCAGGGAGATCCGCGAGCTTTCGCATGCCCTGCGGTCGGCGCAGGAAGCGGCGGCCCGCGTTGAAGCCGGGCTTGCCGAATCCGAAAACAAACATCGGGAAGCGGTCGCGCGCGCGGAGGAATGCGCCCGGCTGCTTGCGGAGAGGCAACAGGCCGAACAAGAATTGCGCCGGCTTTTGGAGGAGGCGCACAAGGCGCAGGCGGCCAAAACGGAGGAGCTCCGTTGGCAGGAGGTCCGCCGGCAGGAGATCGAAGGCGAGCGTACGGCGGTGGCCGAGGAGGAAACCCGCTTGGCCGCGGAAATGGAAGCGCTGCGGGCGAAGATCGAGGCCGTGCGCGCGGAATGCCGTGCGATGGCGGAGGCGCCGGAACCCGAGGAAGCGGCCGAAGCGGGCAGCGACATTTCCCACTACCAGACCCGGCTGGCGCTGACCGGTCAGGCCCTGCAGGGCGTGGAAGCCCGGCGGTCCGACGCGCAGGAAACCCTCGAGCGGGCCCGCCGAGCCGTCGAGGACCGGCGCGGCCGCACCCAATCGCTTCGGGAGGAGCAAGCTGCGCTGGAGGAGGCGATCCGCGGCCTGCGCGAGGAAGAAACGCGGTTGTCGGACTCGATCCGCGAAACCCAGCAGCAAATCGAGCCGGCCGAAAAACAATTGGCCGAAGCCGAAGCCGAGCAGGGGGCGCTCGAGGAAAGCGAAGCCGAAAGCCGCCAGCGCCTGCATTCCGCCGAGCGGCAGTACACCCAGGCGCAGGTGGAGCTGGCCCGGCGCCAGGAGGAACTCGAAGGCCTGCGCCGCCGGATCGAAGACGACTTCGGCTTGGTGGAGTTCGAATACGCGAGCGAGGTGACCGGCCCCAATCCGCTCCCCCTGGCGGACCTGGTGGAACGGCTGCCGCACGTCCCCGAGCTTACCCCGGAAGTCGAGGATCTGGTCAACCGCCGCCGAAGCCAGGTGCGGCGGATGGGCGCGATCAATCCGGAGGCGATCCGCGAGTATGCGGAGGTGAAGGAGCGCTTTGAGTTTCTGAATGCGCAGGTCCAGGACCTGCAGAAGGCCGAAACCCAATTGCGGGAGGTGATCGCCGAGCTGGATACGATGATGCGCGAAGCCTTCCAGCGCACCTTCGCCGCCGTGGCCGAGGAATTCCCGAAAATTTTCGTCCGCCTGTTCGGCGGCGGATCCGCCAAGCTGGCGTTAACCGAGACGGCCGACGGCGTGGGCGAAGGCATCGAAATCACCGCCAAGCTTCCCGGAAAGCGTTCGCAGGGTCTGGCGCTGCTTTCGGGGGGCGAACGCAGCCTCACCGCCGTCGCGCTGGTCTTCTCCCTGTTGAAGGTCGCCCCGACCCCCTTCTGCGTGCTCGATGAAGTGGACGCCATGCTCGACGAATCCAACGTCGGGCGGTTCCGCGAACTGCTCCTGGAGCTCAGCCGCCAAACCCAATTCGTGATCGTCACCCACAACCGCAACACCGTCCAGGCGGCTCAGGTGATCTACGGCGTATCGATGGGATCGGATTCGGCGTCGCAGGTGATCAGCCTGAAGCTGGACGAGTTTGCCGCGCAAGCCGCCGAGTAG